The region GCCTTTGGACAGGCGCTGCTCGATTACCCGCCGCAGGTCCAGGAAGCAGCTGCCGCGGAGCTGACATCGCTTTACACCAAATACTATCGCCCGGGCGAAGGGGTGATGATGGGGTATGCCATCTGGCTGGTCAGCGCCAATGCCTGACAATCGCCGCTTTACCATACGCTTTGGCTGCGCGTTCCTGCCGGCTGTCCTGCTGTTTGCCGCGCCTGCCATTGCCGAACCCACCCCGGTTACGGTGCGCGTCATCAGTCAGGACGCCAAGTTTGTTGGCGACAGTACTGGCGGGGCGCAGGTGATCCTGCGCGATGCGGAGAGCGGGCACATTCTCGCCGAGGGCATAACCGCAGGCAGCACCGGCAATACGGATCGGATCATGCAGTCGACTGGCCGCAGCCCGCTGCGCGCGACGGACGATGCAGCCGCCTTTCACGCAACGCTGGATCTCGTCGGGCCAACCTTGGTCGAACTGGAGGTCAAGGGCGCGCTTGGCCGCCCAGGTTCCGCCGTCAAGGTTACTGCGCAGCGCTGGATGATGCCTGGAGTGCCGATGACAACCGGCGACGGCTGGAGCATCGAATTGCCCGGCCTTGCCGTGACGCCCATGGCCAGCCTTGAGCCGGAGGGCCTGCGGATTACGGCGAAGGTCGAGCCGATGTGCGGTTGTCCGCTGATCCCTGGCGGCCTTTGGGACTCAGCCGATTACGAGGTGGAGGCAAGCCTCTGGCAGGATGGTCATCAGCTTCGCAAGGCGAGACTGGCATTTGCGACTGCACCCGGCGGTTTCGCCGGGTGCTGCCGCTGCCGGCGAGCGGGCGCTACACGCTCGTCCTGTTCGGGCACAACACGGTTACCGGAAGTTCGGGGTTGGGACGGATCGAAGTCCAGGTGCCCTGATCTCCACCGTAAGGAAAGGCCTTTGCTGCCATGATCCTGTTCTGGGCCCTGCTGATTGCCTTTGCGACCGTGGGATTGTGCGTCATCGTCCACTATGAGGCGCTGCGCCTCACCTCGCTCCTCATTCCCCGGCTGACCATCCCGCCGCGACCCAAGGTCCTGGTGGTGATCGCGGCAGTTTTTCTCGCTCACCTGGCCGAGATCGTGATCTTTGCGGTTACGTACCGGTTGATGCAGCCTTTTCCTCAACTGGGCGAGATCGCCGGCCACTTTTCCCGAAGCGCGGTCGATTATTTCTACTTCTCGGTCACGAGCTTCACGACGCTCGGCATTGGCGACCTGTTCCCCCACGGCGCCTATCGCATCGTGGTTGGTTTTGAATCCCTGACGGGCTTTGGACTGATTGGCTGGTCGGTGTCTTTCACCTATCTTGTCATGCAGGAATTCTGGACCCAGCATGGACCCAGGCCAAAGCGCAAAATTGGCCGTGATGAGCGATGAACGCGCGGCTCACTCAGATCTCCAAGGAGTGACAGCATGCCTAACATCAATCTAGAAGCTGTCTTGCTGGAAGCGCTGGACGACGAGCGCAAGGCTGAGGCGACTTATGGTGCCGTCATCGAGAAATCTGGCAAGGTCAGGCCCTTCATCAACATTATCGAGGCCGAACGACGCCATTCCGCAGCGATTGAGCGGCAGATGATACGCCTGGGCTTCGCGATCCCGGCCAATCAATGGTAAGGCAAGGGCATGGCCCCGGCTACGCTGGCCGAGGCTTGCAGTATGGCCATCAAGGCTGAGGTCGAGAACATCGCCCTTTACGATCGGCTGCTGCCCGCCATCGCTGACGACTCCGTCCGGCATGTCCTCCAGAACCTGCAGGATGCATCGCGAGATAATCACTTACCGGCGTTTCGACGCTGCCTTGAACGTGAGAACGGCGGGGACGGAAGTGGCGGCGCCAGAGATGGACAGGGAAGTCAGGGGCGACATGGTCGGGGTCGGGGCCCTCGCGGCGGATGCTCGATCTGATCATGGGGCAGCATCGCCTCCCGAGCTGGAGCAAGATGCGGCCTCTGCAGTAGGCCGATCGGGCAGGTTTTGGCGCGGTGCTGGTCGCCAGGCTGCAATGTCCCGGCTC is a window of Novosphingobium sp. THN1 DNA encoding:
- a CDS encoding potassium channel family protein, whose amino-acid sequence is MILFWALLIAFATVGLCVIVHYEALRLTSLLIPRLTIPPRPKVLVVIAAVFLAHLAEIVIFAVTYRLMQPFPQLGEIAGHFSRSAVDYFYFSVTSFTTLGIGDLFPHGAYRIVVGFESLTGFGLIGWSVSFTYLVMQEFWTQHGPRPKRKIGRDER